Within the Prosthecobacter debontii genome, the region TCCAGGGCGGTGTGCAGCTCGGCCTGCTTTTTCCAGAATTCATCGAGGCCCATCTCCTCGATCTGACTGATGCTGATGCGCCAGCCGTTTTCTTCGAAGACCTTGCGGTCGCCTTCGATGGCGCGGGCTGGGGTGGCCTCGCGCAGCAGGGAACCGGCGGCGAAGAAGTCCTTCACAAACTGGGCGGCATCCACACCGGCCACGCCGGCCAGCCACTCCAGGATCTCGCGATCCGTGTTCGTCGTGGTCGGGCTGGTGAGATTCAGGGTGTCGGAGATCAAACCCGCGCACAGGCAGATGGCGGTGGATTTGTCCGGCGTCAGCCCACGCATTTTAAACATGATGCCGACGATGGTGCTGGTGCTGCCCACGGGTTCATTGATGAAGCGCACGGGTTCTTTGGTGCGCAGGTTACCACTCAGGCGGTGGTGATCCAGCACCTCGATGATCTCGGCCTCATCGGCACCGGCCACGGCTTGGCTGAATTCGTTGTGATCCACCAGCACCAGCTTCGTGCGTGGCACCTCCACGAGGTCGGATTTGGAGAACACGCCTTCCAGTTTCCCCGTTTCTTCATCGATGACGGGGAAGAGCGGCTGGTGGGAGTTTTGCACCGAGTGAATGAGCTCCCGCAGGGGAGTGCGTGAGCCAAAGGAGACGTATTCATGCGCCGCCTCACCGATGGGGCGGGAGAAGCGGATGAGCTGGGAGGCACTGGCGGTATCCTGTGGGGCGGAGATCACGCAGATGCCCTTTTCCCGGGCCTGCTGCAGCAGACTGTCCCAGGGCATGAAGCCGCCGGTGACGACGAGGCAGCGCACGCCCATCTCCATGGCCAGAGCATGGATTTCAGGGCGGTCACCCGTCAGCAGCACGAGCTGGCGGGGATTGAATTGCTTGGCGCGCTCCCGGGAGGTCTCCACGCTGGAGGCGGCCACCACCAGCAGCAGATCCTCCACCACCTCGGTGCCGGAGGTATCTCCGATCATCTGGCCACCCAGGGCGGTGGCCATGTTTTGCAGGCTGGTGCGCACCTCGCGGTTGGCGGCCTTGTGGTTAGACTCGCTCGGCAGGAAGAGCTGCGCCATCTCCTGGATGGTCGGCATGCCCAAGAGCTTATGGTCTGCATCCACCACCGGGATGGAGCGGAAGTTATGCTCCAGCATCTTGCGATAGACGGAGAGGAAGGTATCGCTCGGTGCCGCCGTCATCACATCCTTCCGGCCCACCATGGCCCCCGTGGGGCGCACATCCAGCAGCAGCTTCGGCGCTTCCACACCTGCGAGTCGCAGCACCCAGTTCGTGCGGGCATTGATCTCGCCACAGCAGGCGGCCACCACCTCATCCTCCCGCACCTGACGCAGATACGAAGCATAGCCAATGGCGGCACAAATGGCATCCGTATCTGGATTGCGGTGACCGATGACGTAGATGGGGGCGGACGCGGACATGAGGGCTGGAAAAGCGAAGCTGGAGGCGAAAAGAGCGGCAAATGTAAGGGGGAAAATCCAGAATGCTAGCCCAAGCCACGATCTTGAGGACTCCAATCAAAGATTTATCCCTAGGGTGCTCTGGCAGGCGAGTCGTTTGTCCAGTCCGGTAAATCCCGGATTTTTCCAGGACTGACTTCCGGACAAACGCCCTGCGGTTCCAGTCATTCACGGCGACATGGTTTTTTCTGCCGTGGATGAGGTCGATTCCGCAACGCGGGGTTTGCCCAGGATCTCCGCACGATCCGGCGCGTATCTTGCGTTACGTGTCGGTGAATCGGACCTTTGTTTTCCGCGCTCGTCTTTTTCGCTCAAACACCCTACCCTCCTTTTCATGCGTGCCTGGACCTGCCTCAGCTTTCTCGCCTTGGTGACCGTCTGCCCAGCCGATGAACCGGTGAAATCGGTGGCCGAGGTGGCGGAAGAGACCAAGCCCTCGGTGGTGAAGGTGCTGCAGGCGGGGCGGGAGGGGCTGGACGGTCTGGGCGCAGGCTTCGTCGTGAGTGAGGAGGGCTTGATCGCCACGAATCTCCACGTCATCGGGGAGGCACGGCGGCTGGAGGTGGAGATGGCCAATGGCGATAAACACGAGGTGGTGGAAGTGACTGCCACGGACGCGGAGCGGGATCTCGCCCTGTTGCGCATTGCTGAAAAAGGCCTGAAACCGCTGCCGCTGGCCGATAGTGAAACCGTTCGCCAAGGTCAGCCCATCGTCGCCATGGGGAATCCTGAGGGGTTGGGCTTCAGTGTGGTGGAAGGGGTGGTGTCCGCTTATCCCGATCTCATCAATGAAGTGCCCATGATCCGGCTGGCGGTGCCCATCGAAAAAGGCAACAGCGGCGGCCCGCTGCTGGATCGCCAAGGGCGGGTGCTGGGGCTGCTGACGCTGAAATCCGCCCGCACGGAGAATCTCGGCTTTGCCATGCCGGTGAATGCCCTCAAGCGTCTGCTTGAGAAACCCAATCCGGTGCCCATGTCCCGCTGGCTGACCATTGGCGTGCTGAATCCTCGCTTATGGCAACCCTTGTTAGGCTCGCGCTGGACGCAGCACGCGGGCGTCATCCAGGCCTCCACGCCAGGCACCGGCTTCGGCGGACGCTCCCTCTGCCTGTGGGCGGCCCCGGTGCAGGAGTCCCCGTTCGAAGTGATGGTGAATGTGAAGCTGGATGATGAATCTGGCGCGGCAGGGCTGGTCTTCTGCTCCGATGGTGAGGATGTGCATTACGGCTTTTATCCCTCCGCCGGAAAGCTGCGCCTCACCCGCTTCGAGGGAGCGGATGTGTATTCCTGGACGATCCTGGCGGATGTGCCCACGGAGGCCTACCACAGTGGCGACTGGAACCAACTGCGTGTGCGTGTGGAGTCGGAGGAAATCATCTGCTGGGTGAATGGCCAGCAGGTGCTGGTGCAGCGGGATGATGCCCTACGCGGCGGCCAGGTAGGTCTGTGTAAGTTCCGCAATACCGTGGCCCAGTTTCGCGGCTTCAGGGTCGGGACAGACCTCTCCGAGAAACCGGTGCCGGAGACGGTGGCGGCCTCGATTGGGAAAACGCTGAAGGATTTCCAAGCCGAACCGAAGGAACGGCAGAAAGCACTGAATCAATTGTTAGAAAAGCCCGGTGAAAGTCGGCGTGTGCTGGTGAACCAACGGCGTGAGCTGGAAAAGCAAGTGGCGGCGCTGAAGGAGCTGGAGCATGATCTGCATCGCGCCTCCGTGACGCGGGATCTGGTGGCGGAACTGGCCAAGCCGGAGGACCAGATCGACCTCATGCGCGCGACTCTGCTGCTGGCCCGTCATGACAATCCGGAGGTGGACATCAAGCAGTATCTCCAGGGCTTTGAGCGCATGGTGGATGAACTGAAAAAGGCCCCTGAGATCACACAGGGCACCGTGCCTGCCGTGAAGCGGATCAACCGCTACCTGTTCGAAGAAAACGGCTTTCATGGCAGTCGCCATGACTACAGCAGCAAGTCCAACAGCTACATGAATGAGCTGCTGGATGATCGTGAGGGCCTGCCCATCACTCTGTCCGTGCTGTATATCGAGTTGGCCGCACGGCTGGGCGTGAAGCAGGTCTATGGCCTCGGTTTGCCCGGCAAGTTCATGGTGGGCTATCGCGAGGGGCCGGAGGGGGAGCTGCAACTGCTGGATGTCTTCGAGCGCGGCAAAAAGGTCTCGCTGGAGCAGGCGGCGCTTGAGCTGTCGGACATCGGTTCCTTCCCCGAAGAAATGCTGGAGCCTGCCTCGAAGCGCTCCATCATCCTGCGCATGCTGAACAATCTGCTCGGCACGACTCTGGATGATGTCGCCGCGGTCAAAGAGACGCTTCCGTATCTCGACCTCGTCATCGCGCTCGATCCTGACTCCGCTGTGCAGCGCATCACCCGTGCTCGCATGAAAGAGCGTCTGGGGTTCCGCTCCGAGGCGGCTGCTGATGTCCGCTGGCTGACCGACCATTTCCCTGAAGACGGACCTAACCAAGTGCGTAACCAGCTCCTGGATTGGCTGGATGAGTTGGAGTGAGGGGCGGCTGGAGCAGGGGCGGTGGTCTCACTTCACTCCAAGCCGCGATGGGCAATCTCGTCCTCATTGTAGCCGAGGTAGTGCCCCAGCTCGTGGAGCAGCGTGATGCGAACTTCATCCCGGAAGCGGGATGTGTCCCGCTCGGCAAACTCCCAGAGATTGTCGATGAACAGACGGATGCGGGGAAGCTGCAAGGGAGATTCAGGCTCAGCCTCTGTCAGTGCAGCGCCTTCAAACAGGCCCAAGAGATCGTCTTCCAAAGCCTCTCCTGCGGCCAAACAATCTGTCAGGTTGACCGCCTCGATGACACAGGACTCGGCCGCGACGCGCACGGGTTCAGGGAGGCTGTGGAGGGTCGTGCGGATCACCGCATCCGCCACGGCATCGAGGGACGCGTCACGTGAAGCCATGAGTTCGGTCAGAGGAGACGTGGGGCCTTGCTCGCTTCAGCTCAGATCAAGGCTGGTCATACATGCTGCCCGCGCTCCGGCCGTTGAAGTTTCGGTTACCGATGTCCTGCATGTAGGAGCCCATGATCTCATTGCCAATGCCATTCTGGCGAGTTGAATTATAGACGGACCCGGAGATGGAGCCGACGCCGGGAGGAGACAGTGCCTGAGGCCGATCCGGGGTGGGGATGGCGTTGGCCTTCATGTCACTTTGCACCAGCGCATGCCGGTTCCAGGCCATGGTATCCACGCGATTTTGCACACGTTTTTCCAATTGAGCTTGGGCAACTTTATATTGTTCCGTGCTGAGCTGGCCACTGCGACGTTGGGCATCGAGGTCGGCAAATTCCTCGCGATACTCCTCCCGCACACTGCGCTCCAGTTCATCCAGCTTTTCTGCCGTGGGCATGCTGTGGATGCAGGCGTTGAGAAACCCGCTGACGAAAAGGCAAAGGACGAGGCGAAAACGCATGATTTTCTCATGGTAACAGTCCCACAGCCGCTTTTCAATCCAAACCACGGTGCATCCGCCGACGTAATCCAGAGACTTCGCGCTTCTGTTTGTCCTCCCACTCTCCCGCTCCCCATGCCCACTGAAGACCCGATTGATGTCGATCTCGCCGAGACAAATGCCCCCCGGGGTAACTTCCTGCATTACCCGAGCTCTCGTCTCGGGGCCAAAATCATCCCTCAGGATTTGACCAATTTCAAAAGCCGCGGCGTCTCTCGGGTGGAGCGAGAACTGCAGCAGGAGCTCATTGAGCTGCGTGAGAGATACCTCCAGGTCATCGATGCCTTCAATTGGAACAAACTGATCTATGAGGCTCGTTTCGGGTTCGAACCGGTCATTGGCGAGCGTTATCACCTTTACGAGGTGGAGGGAAAGCACCACCTGAGCATGATCGAACCGGAGAGCTGGCACCAGAAGTGGATCGGTAGCTTTCGGCTAAATGCGGATGGCCGCTGGCAGGTGGAAAAGATCGCTGAGGACTTTGATCTGCGGGCATGGATCAGTGGTCAGGGAGCCACCGTCTAACCTTTTCGTCACGGCATTCCGCCTCTTTTTGCGGGCCCACTCAGGCATCTTGCCAGGTGGGCTTTCCTATTTTCCTGTCTTGCACCCGGCCTGCCCTGCCGCCAGACTAGGCACCCAACCACCTCATTTTCATGCTTCGCTGCGCCTTCATCGCCGCTGCTCTCGTTTTTATGTCATCGCTTTTGCCTGCCGTCGCCTCCGTCACGTCTGAAGTCTGGGGTAAAACTGCCGCAGGGCAAGACGTCCACCTCATCACGCTGACCAATGCCAGCGGTATGGTCGTGCGGCTCATCAGCTATGGCGGCATCATCGTCTCCATTCAAGTGCCCGACCGTGAGGGTCAGGTGGCGGATGTCGTCTTGGGCTTCGACACGCTCGAGCCTTACTTGGGTAAGCATCCGCACTTTGGCTGCATAACAGGTCGTTATGCCAACCGCATCGGCGGCGCTTCCTTTATGCTGGATGGCGTGATGCATGAGGTGACCGCTAACTCCGGTAAAAATCACATCCATGGCGGCAAGAACTCCTTTGATTACCAGGTGTGGAAACCGGAACTCAAGGCGGATCAGAACGCCGTGGCTCTCACCTACACCAGTGCGGATGGTGAAGAGGGCTTCCCAGGAAAACTGGACTGCACCGTGACCTACAGCCTGAGTGACGACAACACGCTCAAGATCGAATACCATGCGGTGACGGATAAGACCACCGTGGTGAATTTAACCAACCACAGCTACTTCAACCTCGCCGGTGAAGGTAGCGGCGACGTGTTGGGCCATGAGATGATGATCCCGGCGGATCAATACACGGCAACGGATGATGCGTTGATTGCCACGGGGGAATCGCCTGCGGTGGCAAACACTCCGATGGATTTCACCACCCCGCATCTCATCGGCGAGCGCATCGACGCCCCTTTCAAAGCCTTGCAGCAGGGCAAGGGCTACGACCATAACTATGTGCTCCGAGGCTACACCCCTCCCGCCTCGGACTCGGCCGAAGCAGCGCCTCTGCTCCTGGCCGCCCGTGCCAAGGACCCAAAGAGTGGCCGGGTGATGACGGTGCATACCACAGACCCGGGCGTGCAGTTTTATACTGGCAACCATCTCAAAGGCGTGCGGGGGAAAGGTGGCCATGTGTATGAGACCCGCCACGGCTTCTGTCTGGAGACCCAGAAGTTTCCCGATAGCCCGAATAAACCGCAGTTCCCCTCCGCCACCTTGCGCCCTGGCGAGACTTATCAGCATATCACGACCTTCAAATTCTCTGCCGAGTGACCGCACCTGTTCCGCTGCCCAAGCCTACCCCATCCGTGACGCCCATGTTCGTTCAGGAACAGGATTTTGCCGCCCGCCAATACAAAGGACGTCGGGAAAATCAGGAGGACTACTATGCCTTTGCGGATGCTGCTGAACTGGGTGAGGAACCTTTGTCGAAGATTTTGTTGGTCGTGGGAGACGGTCTCGGGGCCCACGCCGGTGGCAGTGTGGCCAGTTATTTAGCGGTGAATGCTTTCGTGCGTGCTTTCCACGAGCAGCCCGGTGACGCGAGCTGGCGCCTGCGCACCGCCCTGGATACGGCCAATGATACTCTAGGCTTCATCACCGAGCGGATGCCGGCGGTGGCACCGCCGATGGGCACCACGATGCTGTCCGTGCTCATCAGTCAAAAGGAGGTGCAATGGATCAGCGTGGGAGATTCCCCACTCTTTCTTTATCGCAAAGGCAACCTCACGCGTTTGAATGCGGACCACTCCCTGGCTCCCTTGCTTGAGGAGCGGGTTAAGGCCGGTCAGATGACGGCTGAGGAAGCGGCCAATCACCCGGGCCGCCACACCCTGCAGAGTGCTCTCATGGGCATGCCGCTGACGCTGGTGGATTTTGCTGCGGATCCCATCAAGCTGCTGCCGGATGACATCATCATCGCGGCTAGCGATGGTCTTTTCACGCTGACGCACAAGGCTCTTCAGGAACTGCTCCACTTTGGCCAAAACACCACGGCTGACAAGATCACGGACGCCATTCTGTTTGCCATCCGCCGCATCAATTTCGACCGACAGGACAATGCCACCATCGGTGTGGTGAAGATCCCGGGAGGAACGACGGATAGCTGAAGAAAAGGGGTTGATGGCAACTGCCGAACTCTTCGTTAGGTCGGCCTCAGGCCCCTTTCCGATAAAACGGCTTCTTCACGATCTCGGCGGGGAATTTGCGACCGCGGATCTCGATCTCAAGGGTGGTTCCGATCCCGGCCGCCTCATACGGGACATAGGCCATGCCGATGCCGCAGCCGAGGCTGGGGGATTGGGTGCCGCTGGCGACTTCGCCGATGACTTGATCACCGAACCACACGGGGTAATGCGGGCGGGGCGGTGGGGCGGTACCCGTCATTTTGAAGGCCACCAGCTTGCTGGGCAATCCGGCAGCTTTTTGCTCCACGAGGGCGGCTTTGCCCACGAAGTCTTCTTTGTCCAAGGCGACGAAGAAACCCAGCCCGGCTTGGAGCGGGGTCTTGTCGGGATAGAGATCGTTGCCATTGAGCGGATAGCCCATTTCCAGACGCAGGGTATCGCGCGCACCGAGACCGCAGGGCAGGCCGCCTTGGGCCCGAGCCGCCTCCACGAAGCGGTCAAACCACGCCTCGGCAGTGCTGGCGGGCATGAAGAACTCAAAGCCCTCCTCCCCTGTGTAACCGGTGCCGCACAGCCACATGAATCCGGCCTCGCCAGCGGAGACAAAGAGGCTGTTGTGTGGTGGGAAGGGAGCCTCGGTGCCAAACACGGCTTCAAACACCGCGCGGCTCTGCGGGCCCTGGATGGCGAGCCCGGCGGTGACGTCGCTGAGATTCGCCATCTGCACGTCTTCATCCTCGCGGAGCAGGCTTTGCAGTTGCGCCCAGTCTTCGGCGATCTTGCTGGCATTGACCACCACGAAGAACTCCTTGGCACTGCTGCGGTAGAGGATGAGGTCGTCAATGACACCGCCCTGATCGTTCAGCAGGAGGCTGTATTGTCCTTGGCCGATTTCCAGCTTGGTCACGTCATTGGTTAGGGCGCGGTTGAGGAAAGCCTGGGCCTCTTGGCCGCTGACGATGAACTGGCCCATGTGGGAGATGTCAAAGACGCCCACGGCCTTACGCACCGCGTGGTGCTCCTGCACGATGCCGGTGTATTGCACAGGCATCTCCCAGCCCGCAAAGGGGATCACTTTTCCACCCAGGGTGAGGTGACGATCATACAAAGGCGTGCGGAGCAAGGGAGCATCGGACATGATGGGGCACAAGAGTGGCGGTGTGGGGGCCCCTGTCAAAGCGTGGTTCACATTCCGTGTTTGAAATCCAGGCCCGCCATCGTTTCGATGAGCCATGACTTTTCGTGTTCTTCTCGCTTCCTTATGGATTCTCACCGCTGCCGGCGCGGCATCGGCTCAGACTTCGGCTTTCCCTGAGGCGAACGTCCTGCTCACGCCAGGGGCGGAATACAGCGATGTCGCTCGCGTGTGGCAGGGCATCCCGGGCATCGAACGGGCGAAGAACGGTCGCCTGTGGGTGACGTGGTATAGCGGGGATGAAGGCGAGGGCGCGATGGGCAATTACGCCCTGGTGAGCAGCAGTGGGGATGCCGGTCAAAAGTGGACGAGACCCCTCGTCATCGAAGGCCCCAAGGGCACGAAGATTGGTGACCCGATCCCCTGGCTCGATCCAAAAGGCAGGCTGTGGGTGTTTTACAATCAGCTCACCGAAAAAACCGCCGAGCACCCGACCCTGCGCGCCACCTGTGCGATCCGTTGCGATGATCCCACCAAGGCCACCCCTGTGTGGTCAAAGCCCCGCGTGGTGGCAGAAGACGGAATCCTCTTTGGCAAGCCCCTCGTGCGCGCGGAGGGCGGCTGGCTGGCTCCGTTTTTCCTGATGGGAAATCTGCAAGGTCGGCCTGATACCGGCACCCTGCTGAGCACGGATGAGGGCGCAAGTTGGCAGTGGCATGGCGGCACCAGCATTCCAGAAAAGCTGCGTAACTTCAGCGAGGCCACACTGGCTCAGCGCCAGGATGGAAGCCTCTGGACCGTCATCCGCACCACGCAGGGGCTGTATGAGAGCAGCTCTAAGGATGGTGGGAAAACCTGGACGGAAGCCGTGGCCATGCCGTCGTTTGAAGGACCTTCCACTCGGGCTTGTTTACGGAAGCTGGCCTCGGGGGCCTTCATGCTGGTGTATCACGATGCCAAGAAGAACGAGAACGGGGCCTACCCACGCACACGCCTGACGGTGTGGCTGTCTGAGGATGAAGGCCGCACCTGGCCGCATAAGCTGGTGGTGGATGAGCGCAGCAGTGTCTCGTATCCGGATGCCATCCAGGCCACTGATGGACGCATCTACATCACCTATGATCATGGCCGCTACAATGCGGGTGAGAAAGAGGTGCTGGTGGCCGTGCTCCGAGAGGAAGACATCCGCGCGGGCAAGTGGATCTCGAAGGATGCTAAGGAGCGCCTGCTGGTGAATCGAGCCTTCGGCTACGGCAACCACTCCGATAAACGCGATGAGGCCAAGATCGCTGAGAGCCTGCCGCCCAAGGACAAGCTGCATCTCTACCTGCTGATCGGTCAATCCAACATGGCAGGCCGGGGTGTGCTGGATACGGAGAAGCGCATCTCGCGCACACGCTTGCTTAAATTCTCGCCTAACAACAAGTGGACCACGGCAGTGGAACCTCTGCATTATGACAAAACCATCGCCGGAGCAGGTCTCGGCATGAGCTTCGCCCGAGAGATGGCGGATGCGGACAAGACGATCACGGTGGGATTGATCCCCTGTGCGGTGGGCGGCACTCCTCTGGAGCGCTGGCAAAAAGGGGGCGACCTCTATCAGCAGGCCCTGGAGCGGGCACGCCTAGCCATGAAGGAAGGCACCCTGAAAGGCATCCTCTGGCATCAGGGGGAGGCGGACTCCGGCAGTGAAGCTAAGGCTGGGAACTATGCCGATCGTCTGGCCGGGATGATCGCCGATCTGCGTGCCGACTTAGGGGCCGGGGAGGTGCCCTTTGTCGCCGGCAAGTTGGGGCCCTATCTGGCAAAGATGAGCAAGGACGGCAAGCCCAGCTACTGGCCGTTGGTGAATGAACAGATCGCCAGTCTCCCGGCGCGGGTGCCGCACACCGCAGTGGTGGAGTCGGAGGGGCTGAAGCATAAGGGGGATCAGGTTCACTTCGATACCGAATCCCTGCGTGAGTTTGGCCACCGCTATGCCGAGGCGATGAAGCCTTTGCAGAAGTGAGGGGCTGCGCCTAGTTCTCAGGCATGTCAGTCACGCTCCAGCAGATCGCCCAAACGGCAGGCGTCTCCGCCATGACGGTGTCGCGGGTGATGCACCAGTCACCTCGAGTCTCGGTGGAGACGCGCGAGCGTGTGCAGGCGGCGATTCAGCAACTGGGCTATCAACCCGATCCCCATCTGGCGCGCATGATGACGATGGTGCGCGGGCGCAAGAAGGCGCGCGTGCGTGCGGTCATCGCCGTCATTCGTGAAACGGCCCCCAAGGATGCCCTACATCAGACAGCCTATCAGTATGTGCCCATCGAGGCCATTCGCCAGCGTGCCGAGCAGCACGGTTACCTCGTGGAGGAATTTTGGTTAGGCCAGGATGGGCTGGACTCGGAGAAACTGGTGCGCATCCTCCAAGCGCGTGGGATTGAGGGCATCATTGTGTCGCCCCAATCCTCGCAGATGCTGTGTGCGCAGCTCGACTACCGGGCTTTTGCCGCAGCCACCTTCGGCTTCGGTTTGACCCAGCCTTCGTTGCATCGGGCAGCAGGGAACATGAATCTGGGCATCCAGATGGCGGTGAAGCAACTGAGCGCACGTGGTTATGAGCGCATCGGCCTCGCGGTCACGCAGTGGATTGATCATCGCGCCGAGGGTGCCTACAGTGGAGCCATGCTGCATGCTCAGCAGAGCCTGCCGGTGGGCCAGCGGGTGCCCGTGCTGCTCTTCCCGCACAATGACTTCAGCCGCTGCCGCAAGGAGTTCATGGACTGGATGGACGCGCATCATCCCGATGCCCTCATCACCTTCGATCAGCATGTGCCGGAGTGGCTGAATAAAATGGGTCTGCGGGTGCCGGAGGACATCGGCCTCGTGGTGCATGACTGGACCCCCACCATGAAGGGCTATGCAGGCATCTATCAGCGGCGGGATCACGTGGCCGCCGCCGGGGTGGACCTCGTGGCCACGCAGCTTTTACAAAACGAAACCGGTGTGCCCGAGGTGCCACGCCAGATCCTCATCCCTCCGCAATGGATCGAAGGAGAGTCGATCCGGGCGAAGCTCGTGTGAACGCGGCAGCGTCCCGGAGTGCGGTGGCAGAGAGGCAAGGGCAACGCCTTGCCTCGTCGACACCGCTCTGGGTGATGGAAATGAATTCAGGAGGAACTCTCTATCTTCTTGAGTAAGGGCTGTCGAAGAGTTCAAGACCCCTCGATAGCGGTGTCGCCGAAGCCTCCCGGCTCCGGCTTCTTTGCCACCGCACTCCGAGACGCTTCGCGGCCACGATAATCACTTCTGGTTAGGCTCGGGATTCAGGGTGAGGATGTAGCTCACTACGTTTTTCATGGTTTGTTCATCCTCGATGAAGAGGGTGGCCATTTGCACCATCTTGGCACCTTTTTCATCGCCCTTTTCTGCGCCACGGTGCAGGCCTTTGAACTTCTTCAACTGCGCGAGCAGATACCAGCCCTGCCTGCCCACCAGGGGCGGGCTACCGAAGAGCTGCTCACCACTGGCATTGTAGCGGTGGCACTCCATGCAGCGCTCGTAAAACAGCTCCTGCCCGGCCTGCACATCGGCCCCGGCCAGGGTGCGCTCCTTGGGCGGAACGAGGGGCAGGGATTCCACATGCTGGGCCACTTCGACGATCTGCTCGGGCTTGAGTGTTTTCGCGATCGCGGCCATGAGCGCACCTTGGGGGTCGGCTTGGCCGTTGTGCCCGCGTTTGCCATCGTGGAAGTTGCTGAGTTGGCGCTCGACATACCAACTCGGTAGATGCGCGATGGAGGGGGCCTTGATCTCGTCATTGCCCTGGCCCTGGGCCCCATGGCAGGCGGCACAGGTCTTTTGAAATAAGTCCGCACCCTTGGCCTGTTCCTGAGCCTGCAGGAGCGCAGGCAGGAGGCTGAGCGTGAGGAGGAGTGCGGCTTTGACCATAAGGGGAATTAAACGCGCATCCCAGCGTGATTCTCCGCCGGACTCAAGCCTGGGGCAAGACTCGCACAGAGAATGACAAACTCAGGCCCGGAGGCTCATGCAGCCTTGCACGAGGGCGGGCCTCTGTCACACTCCGGCCTCTCCACTCCATGTCCACCATCGTTGTCGCCCAAAAGAATGGCGTTTCCTGCATCGGCGCAGATACCATGAGCAGTCTTGGTTCCCTGCGGCAGAAGGCGCACCACGTCGTCAATCACACGAAGATCACCCATCAGGGGGATAGCTACATCGGCCTCACCGGCACCTCCTCCAGTCTCGTGGTGATGAACAGCTACTTTGCCAATCCGGAGCGCCCCCGGGATTTCTCCTCCACGGATGCCATCTTTGAGACCTTCCGCCATGCCCATCATTGGATGAAGGCAGAGTATTTCATGTCCACCTCTCCCGATAAAAATGAGGAGTATGAGACGACGCAGTTCTACGGCCTGATCGCCAACCCGCACGGCATCTTTGCCCTGTATTCCTACCGCACCGCGCAGCAGTTCAAGCGCTACTGGTCAGCCGGTTCAGGCCGTGACTATGCCCTGGGGGCCATGCAGGCAGTGTATGATCAGTATGAGGACGTGGTGGACATCGTCAAAGCAGGCCTGCACGCCGCGGCGGAGTTTGACAGCGCCACGGCGGCACCCTTTGAAATCTTCACCTGCGATCTACTCCAGCCTGAGAAGCCCAAGCCTGCCAAAAAGAGCCGACGCAAGGCGTAAGCTTTGGCCCCCGCCCTCCGTTGTTTTCCACCCAACTCCATGAGATATCTCCCGCTTGTTTTTATCCCTGTTCTGGCGCTGGCCGATGGCCCCAAGGACAATGTCGCCGATGACGTCCG harbors:
- a CDS encoding c-type cytochrome — protein: MVKAALLLTLSLLPALLQAQEQAKGADLFQKTCAACHGAQGQGNDEIKAPSIAHLPSWYVERQLSNFHDGKRGHNGQADPQGALMAAIAKTLKPEQIVEVAQHVESLPLVPPKERTLAGADVQAGQELFYERCMECHRYNASGEQLFGSPPLVGRQGWYLLAQLKKFKGLHRGAEKGDEKGAKMVQMATLFIEDEQTMKNVVSYILTLNPEPNQK
- a CDS encoding LacI family DNA-binding transcriptional regulator produces the protein MSVTLQQIAQTAGVSAMTVSRVMHQSPRVSVETRERVQAAIQQLGYQPDPHLARMMTMVRGRKKARVRAVIAVIRETAPKDALHQTAYQYVPIEAIRQRAEQHGYLVEEFWLGQDGLDSEKLVRILQARGIEGIIVSPQSSQMLCAQLDYRAFAAATFGFGLTQPSLHRAAGNMNLGIQMAVKQLSARGYERIGLAVTQWIDHRAEGAYSGAMLHAQQSLPVGQRVPVLLFPHNDFSRCRKEFMDWMDAHHPDALITFDQHVPEWLNKMGLRVPEDIGLVVHDWTPTMKGYAGIYQRRDHVAAAGVDLVATQLLQNETGVPEVPRQILIPPQWIEGESIRAKLV
- a CDS encoding sialate O-acetylesterase, with translation MTFRVLLASLWILTAAGAASAQTSAFPEANVLLTPGAEYSDVARVWQGIPGIERAKNGRLWVTWYSGDEGEGAMGNYALVSSSGDAGQKWTRPLVIEGPKGTKIGDPIPWLDPKGRLWVFYNQLTEKTAEHPTLRATCAIRCDDPTKATPVWSKPRVVAEDGILFGKPLVRAEGGWLAPFFLMGNLQGRPDTGTLLSTDEGASWQWHGGTSIPEKLRNFSEATLAQRQDGSLWTVIRTTQGLYESSSKDGGKTWTEAVAMPSFEGPSTRACLRKLASGAFMLVYHDAKKNENGAYPRTRLTVWLSEDEGRTWPHKLVVDERSSVSYPDAIQATDGRIYITYDHGRYNAGEKEVLVAVLREEDIRAGKWISKDAKERLLVNRAFGYGNHSDKRDEAKIAESLPPKDKLHLYLLIGQSNMAGRGVLDTEKRISRTRLLKFSPNNKWTTAVEPLHYDKTIAGAGLGMSFAREMADADKTITVGLIPCAVGGTPLERWQKGGDLYQQALERARLAMKEGTLKGILWHQGEADSGSEAKAGNYADRLAGMIADLRADLGAGEVPFVAGKLGPYLAKMSKDGKPSYWPLVNEQIASLPARVPHTAVVESEGLKHKGDQVHFDTESLREFGHRYAEAMKPLQK
- the gcvT gene encoding glycine cleavage system aminomethyltransferase GcvT, which gives rise to MSDAPLLRTPLYDRHLTLGGKVIPFAGWEMPVQYTGIVQEHHAVRKAVGVFDISHMGQFIVSGQEAQAFLNRALTNDVTKLEIGQGQYSLLLNDQGGVIDDLILYRSSAKEFFVVVNASKIAEDWAQLQSLLREDEDVQMANLSDVTAGLAIQGPQSRAVFEAVFGTEAPFPPHNSLFVSAGEAGFMWLCGTGYTGEEGFEFFMPASTAEAWFDRFVEAARAQGGLPCGLGARDTLRLEMGYPLNGNDLYPDKTPLQAGLGFFVALDKEDFVGKAALVEQKAAGLPSKLVAFKMTGTAPPPRPHYPVWFGDQVIGEVASGTQSPSLGCGIGMAYVPYEAAGIGTTLEIEIRGRKFPAEIVKKPFYRKGA